tgatttgtagTAGTCtataaattagaatttattgaaataacaccattaaaattacttaattctccaataatttttaatttaattaattcataatttctcaagatatctgacctaagagttgacctagaaattcttttaaatactggttgaacactattttatcatttattctaaaattttatcttctacataactaaaaggttgatcagaagcaacTATGTACTTGGTTATGTAGTCtcgcatatttattttatcgtaTGCAAAAGTCGACATTTCTCCCATGTCTCTGAAACTGCTTGGGCCTCCTGCTGAACTGGCACCTAGACCAACGGATCACGATCGGAtaaatgcaatttgtttttgtcctctgaGCTCacgtgaaattttttttacagtaatcatTAACATGTCGGTGAATATGTCTCATCTTACTTGTACTTGcacatattaaacaaaaatcacaatgtttatatattgtttgacgagttaatttttcttctattgtTTTCTCTATTCAATCGAAGTACTCTCACACTATTGatgtttgttttccttttctctccGTCAAATAATGTGAACTTGTAACTATACCACTTTCACTTATTGGTACCCCACCTATTCCACCTTACACATAATCAATAGTATCATCAACACTAGCATagtaatattcaaatggattgaattcatttataatattttgtaataataaaattgaaataaaaatgaaattataaacacaaataattattatttgagaatttagataattttttaaagagagttgatgagataaaatgagattgaaaatataatacgAGAATTGAAATTgggagatttgtaaataaaataaaaaatgaagaaaaattaaattgctttatatagaaaaaaataattaaaaattaaaaaaaaattgaacactGGACTGGCTATTGGCTTTTGCCACAATTTGCTTCTGCCTGGGAGAAACTTGTAGCAGAAGGAAAAAAcatatacttttttattttattttttacatagtATTGGATAGGTCAGACCAACCTTTAGGGTTAATACTAAAACCTTAAATCCGATTTGATAGGCTCATGAGTCTAGTTCAGTACGCTATAATTTTAGATTGGGtctttttgtatcaaatttcagttttgttttggGTTCGGTTTCTATTTGGTCTGATCCAAttgacatatttaatttttagtaataaaatattattcaagctAAATGTACTAGGTAGTTCGATTTAAGAAAGtcaaagattattttgataatttatcttttattatatatattattttatttgattcatttttaataatattgtaatgtgatagataatacacgtataatttaaaagattgccaatataattaataatataaaaatattttaaaataattaaatacaaagatatttaattaaacaatttcttaatatttttattacatcaaattaaatatgagaattatttttattaaatataggaataattttattgaaaatatatatttatagtaattttttaaattttgataataaataatttccaaaTGAAACTAAGCTGTGACAGAACCTTTCTCACCCACACCAATCCCACAACCGGCGTCAAACCCATCCCAGCATCACAGGTCCTCAATCCCTTTATTCCATCCCCTGCATGTAACGTTGTCATACCCCACTTCAAACTTATTGGTCTTTCATGAACCCGTTTAATCTGACTCCCTGAAACACTTCGCTTTCAGTCGCACGCTTAGTCAAACAGATGATGAGCCTCTTCTCGCTTAAGCTCAACTGCTCCTCCCGTCCCGTTACGGGCCTCAAGGGGGCCGATCATCCCAGGCCCtttctccaccaccaccactgtCCCAACGTCGTTGCATTTGAACCACCGGCGGCCTTGTCGTCGTTGACCTTGACGGCCAACGAGTCTGCGAGTCGAATCGAGTCGTTGAGTCAAGTTTCTGGCGTGTTGGGATGCCAGTGGGGTGACGAAGGCAAAGGCAAACTCGTTGATGTTTTAGCTCAACACTTCGACATCGTCGCTCGCTGCCAAGTAGGTATTTTCCGTGGAGAGGCACTTGAGAAGTGCTTTCTGAAGACGTCATTTTCGACGCTTCTAGTAGTGCTTTTTCAGATAGCTGTTTTTGAGTGCTTCTGCGGAAAGCTTATTGCACATatgttattgataaaaaaaaaaatgaatttttcattgGTTTACTGATTCAGTTCTCACGTATACCCGGATGAGAGTGTTTTTGCTAATTTCAGACAATAATTTGTTGCTTTTATTGTTGTTCTGTGGAATTACTTGCCATTGTAGCATTACTACTAAGCATTTTTTAACAAGCACTTGAATACATGCAACCTACTGTGAGTTGAGTGAAGCTGGTTTTGGTATTGGGGTTTTCAGTTGTTGAGTTGTTAGGGAAagtttgataatataattatgttgTCAATTGCATTTTTTTAGCATTTCTCTGGGTTGCTGAACAAGGTTTCGAATCTTACTTGCaagattttgttgtttctaGTTGCTGGAATTTTAAGTTATCTTGTCTACTGTGATGTAATTATTGCTTATCACAGGGTGGAGCTAACGCTGGCCATACCATCTACAACTCAGAGGGAAAGAAGTTTGCCCTCCACCTTATTCCTTCGGGTATTCTTAATGAGGAAACTATATGTGTTATTGGAAATGGAGTTGTGGTGCATCTTCCAGGTCTGTTCAAGGAAATTGATGGCCTGGAGGCTAACGGGGTCTCTTGTAAGGGTAGGATATTGATATCTGATCGTGCTCATCTACTCTTTGATTTTCACCAAGAAGTAGATGGACTTAGAGAAGCTGAGCTCGCTAAATCATTTATTGGCACTACCCGGAGAGGAATAGGACCAGCTTACTCGAGCAAGGTGATTCGCAATGGTATTAGAGTAAGTGACCTGAGGCATATGGATACTTTCCCTCAGAAGCTTGATCTTTTATTATCAGAAGCTGCTTCAAGATTCCCTGGTTTTAATTATAGCTCAGACATGCTCAGGGATGAAGTTGAAAATTACAAGAGATTTGCAGAGAGGTTGGAGCCTTTCATTACTGATACCGTGCATTTCATGAATGAATCAATTTCAGAGAAGCGAAACATTCTGGTTGAAGGTGGTCAGGCAACTATGTTGGATATTGACTTTGGAACTTATCCCTTCGTAACTTCCTCTAGTCCATCAGCTGGTGGGATTTGCACAGGTCTTGGCATTGCTCCAAGAGCTGTTGGTGATCTAATTGGAGTTGTAAGTTGATGCTTCATTGGtctattattttttggtttctatTACATTTTCAATAGGGAAATGTTTCTTCTCTTCTATGGGAATGACTTCAGCCCAGAATTTATAGATCTATAGCTAGGTTGAAATTGCTGCTTAACCCATATTTCTGCCTTTGCTTAATACCATCATCCTTGTGAAATTGTCAACCGTGTGAAACTTAGAGCGTGTTTTCTCTTCATTAGATTATTTTTGTGAATGTCCTTAATATAAAAGCTGTTTGTATTAACTGTTGTTTGGTTGAGTGCATGATGCTTTTATCTCGAATATGCAAGCTCTGTTCCTCTGGGAATATTGTTTGCTGTTATATATTTCTGAGACATAAAACTTatgttttttgaattaaatattcatGTAGTGAAAATGGAAAGCATGTTCAATGTTGCTTTTTAAGGTTCTTGAATGCTCACGGGTATTGCTTCCATGCAGGTTAAAGCATATACTACAAGAGTTGGATCTGGTCCTTTCCCTACAGAAATCTTGGGTCAAGGAGGTGACCTCCTTAGGCTTGCTGGGCAGGAGTTTGGCACAACTACTGGTCGTCCTCGACGTTGTGGTTGGCTTGATGTAGTTGCATTGAAGTATAGTTGTCAAATAAATGGCTTTTCTTCTCTAAATCTTACCAAGCTGGATGTTTTGTCGGAATTTCATGAAATTCAGTTGGGAGTTGCCTATAAACAAGTTGATGGTACACCAGTGAAATCATTCCCTGCTGATCTTCTCTCCCTTGAGCAAATGAAGGCAAGTTTGATTCTTCCTGACTTCAAATTACATCATCTTGCTTTACATGTCGAATTTTGGTAAACAAATATCTTAATGGCTTCATGAGTATATCATTGGCAACTGTGGTTGAAACTGATTGGAAGCCCTCAAATAATTGATGCGATGGAAGAACAAATGGTTGTTGTTTGTTGATTGTCCTGTATTCTTCTGAACTGACCAAACAACAAAAAGAGAATTGATAGCTTAAGTATTTGTTCAGGATAAAGATATTTCCAATTATTTCTGACAATCTTGTTGCAAGTGCAGAGTCGATGACTCGAAGTTATAGGACTTGTTTTTAGAACCCATATTGTTGTTGTGCTGTCCCTGATGACTTTTTCCTTCGTATGTGTACAGGTTGAATATGAAGTTTTACCTGGATGGAAGTCTGATATTTCAAGTATCAGAAATTACTCAGACCTTCCAAAGGCTGCAAGACAGTATGTGGAGAGGATAGAGGAACTTGTTGGTGTACCTGTTCATTACATTGGTGTTGGACCCGGACGTGATGCTCTCATATAcaagtaaaatgacaatttactCACATTACTTCAGTAGATTTTCATTTGCTGTAAGTTTACCTGATGTTTTCAGTTTCGGAAGAAATTGTTTCCTATTACAAGAATTTTTCAGGGGGTATTAGTTATATTGAAATGAATTTGATGTAACCGTATGCTTCAAGTTGCAATgcataataattataatgattACATGAACAAAATTTGTTTAGCCATTGGAAGCAATTTCGAATATTGTGATTGCTTGGGGggcaattattattattatggctACACATAGTATGACTATATACTTTTGgtttataatttgagtatacacaTGATGTGTTAAGATGTAATtagaagattttgaattaaagataaaagaacaCCCAATCACACTatgacacattatatatatatattcaaattgtatacCTAAGTATTGCTCTTATAAGATTTGTTGGAGACTTgtaatttttccttaaaatttcGTAGCAACAAAGTGGATGTAACTCTCGTTGGGAGGTAAATTTTATGTGTGATTATTTGTAATCCTTTGTTTGCTTTATTTTCACTGTCATATGGATTTAGATTTGagtaaatattatgtatatatatttttgatacacaatttaatatacaaatgatatatcatcgtgtgattgaaattttttttatttttaatttaaaatcatttaataatattataacacaATATCTTTGTACtcaaattgtgtactaaaaatgtgtaattttagttttattgccCTTATAAATTGGTTCCCTCCTAGTCTCAATGACTCACTCgcctatcttttttttttttttttttaaatagttttccATTATCTAATGCatgattttaataatcttttattggttatatatgagatattatttttataggaCTCAACTTATATACcaatagaattattattttagttcttataaattttattcttattttcaattgtacttcctaaagaaaaacaattctacatgaaaatatattagaaaaactCTCACCCTATTGCAAAATTAACTTAACTTGAATTCAGCTTTACAATCTTAAGAATCTCCTACTTGAAGGTAAATTCAATGCGTGTTACGGGTTATTCACTTCCATTTACAACACACTAAGTCTTCATTC
The genomic region above belongs to Mangifera indica cultivar Alphonso chromosome 15, CATAS_Mindica_2.1, whole genome shotgun sequence and contains:
- the LOC123198239 gene encoding adenylosuccinate synthetase 2, chloroplastic-like, with translation MMSLFSLKLNCSSRPVTGLKGADHPRPFLHHHHCPNVVAFEPPAALSSLTLTANESASRIESLSQVSGVLGCQWGDEGKGKLVDVLAQHFDIVARCQGGANAGHTIYNSEGKKFALHLIPSGILNEETICVIGNGVVVHLPGLFKEIDGLEANGVSCKGRILISDRAHLLFDFHQEVDGLREAELAKSFIGTTRRGIGPAYSSKVIRNGIRVSDLRHMDTFPQKLDLLLSEAASRFPGFNYSSDMLRDEVENYKRFAERLEPFITDTVHFMNESISEKRNILVEGGQATMLDIDFGTYPFVTSSSPSAGGICTGLGIAPRAVGDLIGVVKAYTTRVGSGPFPTEILGQGGDLLRLAGQEFGTTTGRPRRCGWLDVVALKYSCQINGFSSLNLTKLDVLSEFHEIQLGVAYKQVDGTPVKSFPADLLSLEQMKVEYEVLPGWKSDISSIRNYSDLPKAARQYVERIEELVGVPVHYIGVGPGRDALIYK